The Streptomyces sp. NBC_00162 genome window below encodes:
- a CDS encoding TetR/AcrR family transcriptional regulator, translated as MTTGVRRRMGVEERRQQLIGVALELFSHRSPDDVSIDEIAAAAGISRPLVYHYFPGKLSLYEAALRRAADELALRFVEPQEGPLGSRLLRVMGRFFAFVDEHGPGFSALMRGGPAVGSSQTNAMIDEVRQAAYEQILSHLNIGLEDPPARLELVVRSWVSLAESTALIWLDGRKIPRAELELQLVHDFAALAAVSAAYDAEMAGILVRILAHEPADGPFGELVGRLVGLVPTGVPGPR; from the coding sequence ATGACAACCGGGGTGCGGCGCAGAATGGGTGTCGAGGAGCGGCGACAGCAGCTGATCGGGGTTGCCCTGGAGCTGTTCAGCCACCGCTCCCCCGACGATGTGTCGATCGACGAGATCGCGGCGGCCGCGGGGATATCGCGGCCGCTCGTCTACCACTACTTTCCGGGCAAGCTGAGCCTGTACGAGGCCGCGCTGCGACGGGCGGCCGATGAGCTGGCGCTGCGGTTCGTGGAGCCGCAGGAGGGGCCGCTCGGGTCCCGGCTGCTGCGCGTGATGGGGCGGTTCTTCGCCTTCGTCGACGAACACGGTCCGGGTTTCTCGGCGTTGATGCGCGGCGGCCCGGCGGTGGGGAGCAGTCAGACCAACGCCATGATCGACGAAGTGCGGCAGGCGGCGTACGAGCAGATCCTCTCGCACCTGAACATCGGCCTGGAGGACCCGCCGGCGCGGCTGGAACTGGTGGTGCGGTCCTGGGTGTCGCTGGCCGAGTCCACCGCGCTGATCTGGCTGGACGGGCGGAAGATCCCCCGGGCCGAGCTGGAGTTGCAGCTGGTGCACGATTTCGCGGCGCTGGCCGCCGTGAGCGCGGCGTACGACGCCGAGATGGCCGGCATCCTCGTACGGATCCTGGCCCACGAACCCGCCGACGGGCCCTTCGGGGAGCTGGTCGGGCGGCTGGTCGGGCTGGTTCCTACAGGGGTGCCCGGCCCGAGGTGA
- a CDS encoding metal-dependent hydrolase: protein MSNTPLAPAPVASEHVDLRPRNVSFGWEDTPLHWLPNDPFTGHMINVLHLLLPAGERWFVHVYKQVLPYIKDEQLRADVVGFIGQEAMHAAAHDDVLPHLKRLGLDPTPYTAQVDWLFEKLLGDKTLPPGRARHWWLMERVAMIAAIEHYTAFLGDWVLNADELDRRGADPMMLDLLRWHGAEEVEHRSVAFDLFLHLDGGYRRRARTWATAFSALVFLWQRGVRFFMENDPELVDGKASFGQFFRAGQQGVLPSAGAMLQSIPKYLARTYHPSQEGSTAQAVAYLAASPGANGGVKA, encoded by the coding sequence ATGTCTAATACGCCGCTCGCGCCCGCCCCCGTGGCGTCGGAACACGTGGACCTGAGGCCCCGGAACGTGTCCTTCGGCTGGGAGGACACCCCGCTCCACTGGCTGCCCAACGACCCCTTCACCGGGCACATGATCAATGTGCTGCACCTGCTGCTCCCCGCGGGTGAGCGGTGGTTCGTGCACGTCTACAAGCAGGTGCTCCCCTACATCAAGGACGAGCAACTGCGCGCGGACGTCGTCGGCTTCATCGGCCAGGAGGCCATGCACGCCGCCGCGCACGACGACGTACTGCCCCACCTGAAGCGGCTGGGGCTGGACCCGACCCCGTACACGGCGCAGGTCGACTGGCTCTTCGAGAAGCTGCTGGGTGACAAGACCCTGCCGCCGGGCCGGGCCCGGCACTGGTGGCTGATGGAGCGGGTCGCGATGATCGCGGCGATCGAGCACTACACGGCGTTCCTGGGCGACTGGGTGCTGAACGCGGACGAGTTGGACCGGCGCGGCGCCGACCCGATGATGCTCGACCTGCTGCGCTGGCACGGCGCGGAGGAGGTGGAGCACCGCTCGGTGGCCTTCGACCTTTTCCTGCACCTGGACGGCGGCTACCGGCGGCGCGCGCGGACCTGGGCGACCGCCTTCTCGGCGCTGGTCTTCCTGTGGCAGCGGGGCGTCCGCTTCTTCATGGAGAACGACCCGGAGCTGGTGGACGGCAAGGCCTCCTTCGGCCAGTTCTTCCGGGCGGGACAGCAGGGCGTCCTGCCGTCCGCGGGCGCCATGCTGCAGTCCATACCGAAGTACCTCGCCCGTACCTACCACCCTTCGCAGGAGGGCTCGACGGCCCAGGCGGTGGCCTATCTCGCCGCTTCTCCCGGGGCGAACGGCGGGGTGAAGGCGTGA
- a CDS encoding PDR/VanB family oxidoreductase, whose amino-acid sequence MRRALTVTAVAGAAWVAKRALNRRIGTSPLWPLPALETPVSGYSPRRPLRALITSRTEPAEGVLRLTLESPELPAWTPGAHVDVILPSGLVRQYSLCGDPADAGTYTIAIRLIEDGRGGSREAHAQLVEGAELELRPPRNRFELVPAPSYVFVAGGIGITPILPMLRAATAAGADWTLLYGGRSRASMPFLAELAAYGDRVAVLPEDEAGLPDLAPLAGIRPGTLVYCCGPEPLMRAVTAAAADPAAVRLERFAPAAPGPARPFTVELRRSGRTVEVGAAETTLAAVRRELPDTPYSCEQGFCGTCQHRVLAGEVDHRDELLTDGERADSMLLCVSRAKNGHLALDL is encoded by the coding sequence GTGAGGCGCGCCCTGACGGTCACGGCGGTGGCGGGCGCCGCCTGGGTGGCCAAGCGCGCCCTGAACCGCCGTATCGGGACCTCCCCGCTCTGGCCGCTGCCGGCCCTGGAGACCCCGGTCTCGGGGTACTCGCCGCGCCGCCCGCTGCGCGCGCTGATCACCTCCCGTACCGAACCGGCGGAGGGGGTGCTCCGGCTGACCCTGGAATCCCCGGAGCTCCCGGCCTGGACCCCGGGCGCGCACGTGGACGTCATCCTGCCCTCGGGCCTGGTCCGCCAGTACTCCCTGTGCGGTGACCCGGCGGACGCCGGTACGTACACGATCGCGATCCGGCTGATCGAGGACGGCCGCGGCGGCTCCCGCGAGGCCCACGCCCAGCTGGTCGAGGGCGCCGAGCTGGAACTGCGCCCGCCGCGCAACCGGTTCGAGCTGGTCCCGGCGCCCTCGTACGTCTTCGTCGCGGGCGGCATCGGCATCACACCGATCCTGCCGATGCTGCGGGCGGCCACGGCGGCGGGCGCCGACTGGACCCTCCTCTACGGGGGCCGCTCGCGCGCCTCGATGCCGTTCCTGGCCGAGCTCGCGGCCTACGGCGACCGGGTCGCGGTCCTCCCGGAGGACGAGGCGGGCCTGCCCGACCTGGCCCCGCTCGCCGGGATCCGGCCGGGCACGCTGGTCTACTGCTGCGGTCCGGAGCCGCTGATGCGGGCCGTCACGGCGGCGGCCGCGGACCCGGCGGCAGTCCGCCTGGAGCGCTTCGCCCCCGCGGCGCCGGGGCCCGCCCGGCCCTTCACGGTCGAACTGCGGCGCTCGGGCCGCACGGTGGAGGTGGGCGCCGCCGAGACCACGCTCGCCGCGGTGCGCCGGGAGCTGCCGGACACCCCGTACTCCTGCGAGCAGGGGTTCTGCGGGACCTGCCAACACCGGGTGCTGGCGGGCGAGGTGGACCACCGCGACGAACTGCTCACGGACGGCGAGCGCGCGGACTCGATGCTGCTGTGCGTCTCGCGCGCGAAGAACGGTCACCTCGCCCTGGACCTGTGA
- the pulA gene encoding pullulanase-type alpha-1,6-glucosidase, whose protein sequence is MIRPAAGVLAAALAVTLLPALPAAAATARPPAPPSDAKLAAEPARHDLTRDQFYFVLPDRFANGDPRNDRGGLTGSRLETGLDPTDKGFYQGGDLKGLTDRLDYIKDLGTTAIWMAPIFKNQPVQGKGDDVSAGYHGYWITDFTQVDPHFGTNADLERLIDKAHGKGMKVFFDVITNHTADVVDYREASYSYLSKGAFPYLTKDGVPFDDKDYADGKGKFPKTGAGSFPRTPFVADAKKNLKAPAWLNDPQMYHNRGDSTFAGESSEQGDFFGLDDLWTERPEVVSGMEKIYEKWVEDFRLDGFRIDTVKHVNMEFWSQWATALDQYAAKRGRDDFFMFGEVYSGDTAVTSPYVTRGRLDATLDFPLQDAIRSYASQGAGAGRLAAVLGDDYRYTTDKANAYEQVTFLGNHDMGRFGAFLKQDRPGAGEQELLDRYRLANELMFLSRGNPVIYSGDEQGFTGAGGDKDARQPLFASRVADYLDDDQLGTVRTHASDAYDPGHPLYEQISALSKLTKAHPALRDGIQSERLADGSVYAFARTDARSRTEYLVAANNAAEPRTVEIDAPAGAQYRTLYGGTALLRASAAGKLTVVVPAFGSVVLQATAPLAAPAAKPALTLKAPAPGATGTVELSADVSGGGLNRVVFATQSGNEKWQVLGSADHAPYKVTQHVTAPAGTALRYKAVVVDSAGRTASALAESVAGQAPPVETPTATQRDYAVVHYNRPDGDYTNWRLYAWGDIAEGEATPWPAGHGFTGRDAYGAFAYVKLKPGASSVGYLVIDKDGNKDVAADRTIDVTKTGEIWLEQGKEPARTDRPAYPPQDTAKAVLHYQRPDGAYDGWGLHLWTGAAIPTDWSKPLLPARTDSYGAVYEVPLAAGATSLSYILHKGDEKDLPSDQSLDLKATGHEVWMLGGRPNYLLPQPAGSGAALDLTKAQAVWIDRDTLAWNAPAAAASAQLLSSRDGAVKAENGTLHEGGARWLRLNRTELTAAQKQKFPHLAAYTAFTVDPRDRDRVREALRGQLVASARAANGAVLAATGVQLAGVLDDLYATTASLGPVFKDGRPTLSVWAPTAQHVALELDGRTVAMRRDDASGVWSVRGEHSWTAKPYRYAVTVWAPSTGQVVRNLVTDPYSTALTADSTHSLAVDLADPKLAPPGWKELRKPAPVPFTSAQIQELHIRDFSVADRTSKHPGQYLAFTDTGSAGMTHLRDLAAAGTSYVHLLPAFDIGTIPEKPADRTEPACDLKVYAPDSQEQQACVAAAAAKDAYNWGYDPLHYTVPEGSYASDPDGTARTVEFRRMVQSLNGAGLRTVMDVVYNHTVASGQADKSVLDRIVPGYYQRLLADGSVATSTCCANTAPENAMMGRLVVDSIVTWAKEYKVDGFRFDLMGHHPKANILAVRKALDELTVAKDGVDGKKIVLYGEGWNFGEIADDARFVQATQKNMAGTGIATFSDRARDAVRGGGPFDEDPHVQGFASGLFTEPNGSPANGTPAEQKARLLHAQDLIKVGLSGNLAPYTFTDTTGRTVKGSEVDYNGAPAGYAAAPGDALAYADAHDNETLADALTYKLPPATGAADKARMQVLAMATAALSQGPALSQAGTDLLRSKSLDRNSYDSGDWFNAVHWDCRDGNGFGRGLPPAADNASKWLYAKPLLTAPAPGCAEITGASAAYRDLLRIRTTEGAFALTTPQAVQDRLSFPLSGKEETPGVITMVLGDLVVVFNATPTARPQRVPALAGTAYALHPVQAAGSDATVKRSTYDATTGEFTAPARTVSVFTRR, encoded by the coding sequence TTGATACGCCCTGCCGCAGGAGTCCTCGCCGCCGCCCTGGCCGTGACGCTCCTGCCCGCCCTCCCCGCCGCGGCCGCCACGGCGCGGCCACCGGCGCCGCCCTCGGACGCGAAACTCGCCGCCGAACCGGCCCGGCACGACCTGACCCGGGATCAGTTCTACTTCGTGCTCCCGGACCGGTTCGCGAACGGCGACCCGCGCAACGACCGGGGCGGCCTCACCGGCTCCCGCCTGGAGACCGGCCTCGACCCGACGGACAAGGGCTTCTACCAGGGCGGCGACCTCAAGGGGCTCACCGACCGGCTCGACTACATCAAGGACCTGGGGACGACGGCCATCTGGATGGCGCCGATCTTCAAGAACCAGCCGGTGCAGGGGAAGGGCGATGACGTCTCGGCGGGCTACCACGGGTACTGGATCACCGACTTCACCCAGGTCGACCCGCACTTCGGCACCAACGCCGATCTGGAGCGGCTGATCGACAAGGCGCACGGGAAGGGGATGAAGGTCTTCTTCGACGTCATCACCAACCACACCGCCGATGTCGTCGACTACCGGGAGGCGTCCTACTCGTACCTGTCGAAGGGGGCGTTCCCGTATCTGACCAAGGACGGCGTTCCTTTCGACGACAAGGACTATGCCGACGGGAAGGGGAAGTTCCCGAAGACCGGAGCCGGATCCTTCCCGCGGACCCCGTTCGTGGCCGACGCCAAGAAGAACCTCAAGGCGCCTGCCTGGCTCAACGACCCGCAGATGTACCACAACCGGGGCGACTCCACCTTCGCCGGCGAGTCCTCCGAGCAGGGCGACTTCTTCGGCCTCGACGACCTGTGGACCGAGCGTCCCGAGGTCGTCAGCGGCATGGAGAAGATCTACGAGAAGTGGGTCGAGGACTTCCGTCTCGACGGTTTCCGGATCGACACCGTCAAGCACGTCAACATGGAGTTCTGGAGCCAGTGGGCGACCGCGCTCGATCAGTACGCGGCGAAGCGCGGCCGGGACGACTTCTTCATGTTCGGGGAGGTCTACTCCGGCGACACCGCCGTCACCTCCCCGTACGTGACGCGCGGACGCCTCGACGCCACCCTCGACTTCCCGCTCCAGGACGCGATCCGCTCGTACGCCTCCCAGGGCGCGGGAGCCGGGCGGCTGGCCGCCGTCCTCGGCGACGACTACAGGTACACCACCGACAAGGCCAACGCCTACGAGCAGGTGACCTTCCTCGGCAACCACGACATGGGGCGCTTCGGCGCCTTCCTCAAGCAGGACCGGCCGGGCGCGGGGGAGCAGGAGCTGCTGGACCGCTACCGGCTCGCCAACGAGCTGATGTTCCTCTCCCGGGGCAACCCGGTGATCTACTCCGGCGACGAGCAGGGCTTCACGGGCGCGGGCGGTGACAAGGACGCCCGTCAGCCGCTCTTCGCCTCCCGGGTGGCCGACTACCTGGACGACGACCAGCTCGGAACGGTGCGCACCCACGCGAGCGATGCTTACGATCCGGGACACCCGCTCTACGAGCAGATCAGTGCTCTCTCGAAGCTGACCAAGGCCCACCCGGCCCTGCGCGACGGCATCCAGAGCGAGCGCCTCGCCGACGGGTCCGTCTACGCCTTCGCCCGGACGGACGCCCGCAGCCGCACCGAGTACCTGGTCGCCGCGAACAACGCGGCCGAGCCCCGGACCGTCGAGATCGACGCCCCGGCCGGCGCCCAGTACCGCACCCTGTACGGCGGCACCGCCCTGCTCCGCGCCTCCGCGGCCGGCAAGCTCACCGTCGTCGTCCCCGCCTTCGGCTCGGTCGTCCTCCAGGCCACCGCCCCCCTCGCGGCCCCCGCCGCCAAGCCCGCCCTGACCCTCAAGGCCCCGGCCCCCGGCGCCACCGGCACCGTCGAACTCTCCGCCGACGTCAGCGGCGGCGGCCTGAACCGGGTCGTCTTCGCCACGCAGAGCGGCAACGAGAAGTGGCAGGTCCTCGGCTCCGCCGACCACGCCCCCTACAAGGTCACCCAGCACGTCACCGCCCCGGCCGGAACCGCCCTGCGCTACAAGGCCGTCGTCGTCGACTCCGCCGGCCGCACCGCGAGCGCCCTCGCCGAGTCCGTCGCCGGCCAGGCCCCGCCCGTCGAGACCCCCACCGCCACCCAGCGCGACTACGCCGTCGTCCACTACAACCGCCCCGACGGCGACTACACGAACTGGCGGCTCTACGCCTGGGGTGACATCGCCGAGGGCGAGGCGACGCCGTGGCCCGCCGGGCACGGCTTCACCGGCCGCGACGCCTACGGCGCCTTCGCGTACGTCAAGCTCAAGCCCGGTGCCTCCTCCGTCGGTTACCTCGTCATCGACAAGGACGGCAACAAGGACGTCGCCGCCGACCGGACCATCGACGTCACCAAGACCGGCGAGATCTGGCTGGAGCAGGGCAAGGAACCCGCCCGCACCGACCGCCCCGCCTACCCGCCGCAGGACACGGCCAAGGCCGTCCTGCACTACCAGCGCCCCGACGGCGCCTACGACGGCTGGGGACTCCACCTCTGGACCGGCGCCGCGATCCCCACCGACTGGTCCAAGCCGCTGCTCCCCGCCCGCACCGACTCCTACGGCGCGGTGTACGAGGTCCCGCTCGCGGCCGGGGCGACCAGCCTCAGCTACATCCTCCACAAGGGAGACGAGAAGGACCTCCCCTCCGACCAGTCCCTGGACCTCAAGGCCACCGGCCACGAGGTCTGGATGCTGGGCGGCCGGCCGAACTACCTCCTCCCGCAGCCCGCGGGCTCCGGCGCCGCCCTGGACCTCACCAAGGCCCAGGCGGTCTGGATCGACCGGGACACCCTCGCCTGGAACGCCCCTGCTGCCGCCGCCTCCGCCCAGCTCCTCTCCTCCCGCGACGGCGCCGTCAAGGCCGAGAACGGCACCCTGCACGAGGGCGGGGCCCGATGGCTGCGCCTGAACCGGACCGAGCTCACCGCCGCCCAGAAGCAGAAGTTCCCGCACCTGGCCGCGTACACCGCCTTCACCGTCGATCCGCGCGACCGCGACCGGGTCCGTGAGGCCCTGCGCGGCCAGCTCGTCGCGAGCGCCCGCGCCGCGAACGGCGCCGTCCTCGCCGCCACCGGAGTACAGCTCGCCGGGGTCCTGGACGACCTGTACGCCACCACCGCATCACTCGGCCCGGTCTTCAAGGACGGCCGCCCCACCCTCTCCGTCTGGGCCCCGACGGCCCAGCACGTCGCCCTCGAACTCGACGGCCGCACCGTCGCCATGCGCCGCGACGACGCGAGCGGCGTCTGGTCGGTGCGCGGCGAGCACTCCTGGACGGCGAAGCCCTACCGCTACGCCGTGACCGTCTGGGCACCGAGCACCGGTCAGGTGGTCCGCAACCTCGTCACCGACCCCTACTCCACCGCCCTGACCGCCGACTCCACGCACAGCCTCGCCGTGGACCTGGCCGACCCCAAGCTCGCCCCGCCCGGCTGGAAGGAGCTGCGCAAGCCCGCTCCCGTGCCCTTCACCTCCGCCCAGATCCAGGAGCTCCACATCCGTGACTTCTCGGTCGCGGACCGGACCTCCAAGCACCCCGGCCAGTACCTGGCCTTCACCGACACCGGCTCGGCGGGCATGACCCACCTGCGCGACCTGGCCGCCGCCGGAACCTCGTACGTCCACCTCCTTCCGGCCTTCGACATCGGCACGATCCCGGAGAAGCCCGCTGACCGCACCGAGCCCGCCTGCGACCTCAAGGTCTACGCCCCGGACTCGCAGGAGCAGCAGGCCTGCGTGGCCGCCGCGGCCGCGAAGGACGCGTACAACTGGGGCTACGACCCGCTGCACTACACCGTCCCCGAGGGCAGCTACGCGAGCGACCCCGACGGCACGGCTCGTACGGTCGAGTTCCGCAGGATGGTCCAGTCCCTCAACGGGGCCGGGCTGCGCACCGTGATGGACGTGGTCTACAACCACACCGTCGCCTCGGGGCAGGCGGACAAGTCCGTCCTCGACCGGATCGTCCCCGGCTACTACCAGCGCCTGCTGGCCGACGGCAGCGTCGCCACCTCCACCTGCTGCGCCAACACCGCCCCCGAGAACGCCATGATGGGCCGCCTCGTCGTGGACTCGATCGTCACCTGGGCGAAGGAGTACAAGGTCGACGGCTTCCGCTTCGACCTGATGGGCCACCACCCGAAGGCCAACATCCTGGCCGTCCGCAAGGCCCTCGACGAGCTCACCGTCGCCAAGGACGGGGTCGACGGCAAGAAGATCGTCCTCTACGGGGAGGGCTGGAACTTCGGCGAGATCGCCGACGACGCCCGCTTCGTGCAGGCCACGCAGAAGAACATGGCCGGCACCGGCATCGCCACCTTCTCGGACCGGGCGCGCGACGCGGTACGCGGCGGCGGCCCCTTCGACGAGGACCCGCACGTCCAGGGCTTCGCCTCCGGCCTGTTCACCGAGCCCAACGGATCACCCGCCAACGGCACTCCGGCCGAGCAGAAGGCCCGCCTCCTGCACGCCCAGGACCTGATCAAGGTCGGCCTGTCCGGCAACCTCGCCCCGTACACCTTCACCGACACCACCGGCCGTACGGTCAAGGGCTCCGAGGTCGACTACAACGGCGCCCCGGCCGGTTACGCGGCCGCCCCCGGCGACGCCCTCGCCTACGCGGACGCCCACGACAACGAGACCCTCGCCGACGCCCTGACCTACAAGCTCCCGCCGGCCACCGGCGCGGCGGACAAGGCCCGGATGCAGGTCCTGGCCATGGCCACGGCCGCCCTCTCCCAGGGTCCGGCCCTCTCCCAGGCGGGCACGGACCTGCTCCGCTCCAAGTCCCTGGACCGCAACTCCTACGACAGCGGCGACTGGTTCAACGCCGTCCACTGGGACTGCCGCGACGGCAACGGCTTCGGCCGCGGCCTGCCCCCGGCCGCCGACAACGCCTCGAAGTGGCTCTACGCGAAGCCCCTGCTGACCGCCCCGGCCCCCGGCTGCGCCGAGATCACCGGAGCCTCGGCGGCCTACCGCGACCTGCTGAGGATCCGTACGACGGAAGGGGCCTTCGCCCTCACCACCCCGCAGGCGGTCCAGGACCGGCTGTCCTTCCCGCTCTCCGGCAAGGAGGAGACCCCGGGTGTGATCACCATGGTCCTCGGCGACCTGGTGGTGGTCTTCAACGCCACCCCCACCGCCCGGCCCCAGCGCGTCCCGGCCCTCGCGGGCACCGCGTACGCCCTGCACCCGGTGCAGGCCGCGGGCTCCGACGCCACGGTGAAGCGGTCCACGTACGACGCGACGACAGGAGAGTTCACCGCCCCCGCCCGCACGGTGTCGGTCTTCACACGGCGCTGA
- a CDS encoding rhomboid-like protein codes for MNPIPLGAVYTGGVQLGAYALERMAPAEREGLLRECSTNVDNLAAGHWETLLTSALVVEEPMPLPYALLLVAVLGYAEYAYGAWWTAAVFLFGHATATLLVYGALRRTTDPHTRRALDVGTSYGFNAVLGALTSALPRGAVRTAARVGLLALAAAPVAKRERTFTDAGHLAALGIGIGVSLALDCLSGAKHQKIA; via the coding sequence GTGAATCCAATACCACTGGGAGCGGTGTACACGGGTGGGGTCCAGCTCGGGGCCTACGCCCTGGAGCGGATGGCACCGGCGGAGCGGGAGGGACTGCTCCGCGAGTGCTCGACGAATGTCGACAATCTCGCCGCCGGGCACTGGGAGACGCTGCTGACCAGCGCTCTCGTCGTCGAGGAGCCCATGCCCCTGCCGTACGCGCTGCTGCTCGTCGCCGTCCTCGGATACGCCGAGTACGCGTACGGCGCCTGGTGGACGGCCGCGGTGTTCCTGTTCGGGCACGCCACGGCGACCCTCCTGGTATACGGCGCCCTGCGCAGGACAACCGATCCGCATACTCGACGCGCCCTGGACGTGGGGACCAGCTACGGGTTCAACGCCGTACTCGGCGCGCTGACCTCGGCCCTGCCGCGCGGAGCGGTCCGAACGGCCGCCCGGGTCGGGCTGCTGGCACTCGCCGCGGCGCCGGTCGCCAAACGGGAGCGGACCTTCACGGACGCCGGGCACCTGGCGGCGCTCGGGATCGGCATCGGGGTCTCGCTGGCCTTGGATTGCCTTTCCGGGGCGAAACATCAGAAAATTGCATGA
- a CDS encoding GNAT family N-acetyltransferase — protein MIIDDGILFRPAEEKDAGLLVRLYDQAARWMQKHGIEQWKPGDKDAAHFRSKMRDGEVWIAADSDGHVCGAYELWWSDEEAWGVQPPVAGYVHRLMVAREAAPAGAGRRMLEHAERRIARTGRERARLDCVSTNPRLLAYYRGAGYRVVGEFPHKEGKDGRIYGVILLEKRLDRLSAV, from the coding sequence GTGATCATTGACGACGGGATCTTGTTCCGGCCGGCCGAGGAGAAGGACGCCGGACTGCTCGTGCGGCTGTACGACCAGGCCGCCCGCTGGATGCAGAAGCACGGGATCGAGCAGTGGAAGCCCGGCGACAAGGACGCCGCGCACTTCCGGTCGAAGATGCGCGACGGCGAGGTGTGGATCGCGGCCGACTCCGACGGACACGTCTGCGGGGCCTACGAACTGTGGTGGTCCGACGAGGAGGCCTGGGGGGTCCAGCCGCCCGTCGCGGGCTACGTGCACCGGCTGATGGTCGCCCGCGAGGCCGCCCCCGCCGGGGCCGGGCGCCGCATGCTCGAACATGCCGAGCGGCGGATCGCCAGGACCGGGCGGGAGCGGGCGCGGCTGGACTGCGTCTCCACCAACCCCCGGCTGCTCGCGTACTACCGGGGCGCGGGCTACCGGGTGGTCGGGGAGTTCCCCCACAAGGAGGGGAAGGACGGCAGGATCTACGGGGTGATCCTGCTGGAGAAGCGCCTGGACCGGCTCAGCGCCGTGTGA
- a CDS encoding tyrosine-protein phosphatase, which translates to MTATPATTVANLRDLGGTPLSGGRTVRPGLVLRSGQLDRLDLDADPVVAALGLRTVIDFRTDAERTDHPDRVPAGARLLVADVLADKVSSGRMPAAAQLKDLLSDPAVAEEHLGGGKAQALFADLYRFFVHSASAQAAFRLLLTEAADPGAGPLLFHCTAGKDRTGWGATVILSLLGADDETLMAEYLSVNPAVKQAFAPMIEGFTGAGGDPDIALALIGVFPSYLEAALTEVETRYGSMEKYVREGLGVSDETVEALRARLV; encoded by the coding sequence ATGACCGCCACCCCCGCCACGACCGTCGCCAACCTCCGCGACCTCGGCGGCACCCCGCTCTCCGGCGGCCGCACCGTCCGCCCCGGCCTGGTGCTGCGCTCGGGCCAGCTCGACCGGCTCGACCTGGACGCCGACCCGGTGGTGGCCGCGCTGGGCCTGCGGACCGTCATCGACTTCCGCACCGACGCCGAGCGCACCGACCACCCCGACCGGGTGCCGGCCGGAGCCCGGCTGCTGGTCGCCGACGTCCTGGCGGACAAGGTGAGCTCGGGCCGGATGCCCGCCGCCGCCCAGCTCAAGGACCTGCTGTCCGACCCGGCCGTCGCCGAGGAACACCTGGGCGGCGGCAAGGCGCAGGCGCTGTTCGCCGACCTCTACCGCTTCTTCGTGCACTCGGCCTCGGCCCAGGCCGCGTTCCGGCTGCTGCTCACCGAGGCCGCCGACCCCGGGGCCGGCCCGCTGCTCTTCCACTGCACGGCCGGCAAGGACCGCACCGGCTGGGGCGCCACGGTCATCCTGTCGCTGCTCGGCGCGGACGACGAGACGCTGATGGCGGAGTACCTGTCGGTGAACCCGGCGGTCAAGCAGGCCTTCGCCCCGATGATCGAGGGCTTCACGGGGGCCGGCGGCGACCCGGACATCGCGCTCGCGCTGATCGGCGTCTTCCCCTCCTACCTGGAGGCCGCCCTGACCGAGGTCGAGACGCGCTACGGCTCGATGGAGAAGTACGTGCGCGAGGGGCTCGGCGTCTCCGACGAGACGGTCGAGGCGCTGCGCGCCCGTCTGGTGTAG